CAATTACTGTAATGTAAACTCCGAGATCAAACAACAACGCGGTTGCTAATTCTGTTTTTCCCAGCACAGGCAAATGAAAATAACCATAAGTATGACTTAAAAAAGGCTGATCAAACACAAAAGAACCAATACCTGTACCTACAGCAATCAACAGTCCGGCAGGAACAAAATAACGAAAGCTGACAGGAAGGACTTTCTGCATAGCTCGAAAGCCATAAGCCATATACATAAGAACGATCGCTGCAGATGTCATCAGCCCGCCTATGAATCCTCCACCCGGGGCATTATGCCCGGCCAGAAATAAGTAGATGGAAAATCCAAAGAGGATAAAAGCAATTAAGGTTGTTGTAGTTCGAAGAATGATGTCATTCGTGCGGGCCATGTGCAAACTCCTTTACGTAGTATCAATAATTTCATGATAATATAAATTGCCTCTAAAATCCATGGTTTAAA
This Halobacillus salinarum DNA region includes the following protein-coding sequences:
- a CDS encoding Na(+)/H(+) antiporter subunit B, producing MARTNDIILRTTTTLIAFILFGFSIYLFLAGHNAPGGGFIGGLMTSAAIVLMYMAYGFRAMQKVLPVSFRYFVPAGLLIAVGTGIGSFVFDQPFLSHTYGYFHLPVLGKTELATALLFDLGVYITVIGVTMTIILTIADDIDEE